A window of Anolis sagrei isolate rAnoSag1 chromosome 13, rAnoSag1.mat, whole genome shotgun sequence contains these coding sequences:
- the LOC132764762 gene encoding aflatoxin B1 aldehyde reductase member 4-like translates to MRRAALLLQGTGFEARARQEGVMAGSGVRTVLGTMEFGRRASKEASAEMLRAFLARGHRELDSAAMYAQGQTESILGALLGTEKEVLVATKANPWQGQRLTAEGLRSQLEASLARLKTPSVALFYLHAPDHQAPLLETLATCNQLHKEGKFQELGLSNYAAWQVAEIYTLCKANHWVLPSVYQGMYNATTRQVETELLPCLRHFGIRFYAYNPLAGGLLTGKYKYEDLSLQPEGRFFGNDWAQAYRDRYWKKHHFEGIALVEGALREAYASEETPSLTSAALRWIYHHSQLQGSLGDAVILGASSLEQLQQNLQYAEEGPLEPKVVPAFEQAWRLSAHDCPNYFR, encoded by the exons ATGCGCAGAGCTGCCCTTCTGCTCCAGGGAACCGGGTTCGAGGCCCGCGCTCGGCAGGAAGGGGTGATGGCGGGCTCGGGGGTGCGGACGGTGCTGGGCACGATGGAGTTCGGGAGGAGGGCCAGCAAGGAGGCCAGCGCCGAGATGCTGAGGGCCTTCCTCGCCCGCGGGCACCGGGAGCTCGACTCCGCCGCCATGTATGCCCAGGGCCAGACAGAGAGCATCCTGGGAgccctcctgggcacagagaaggaGG TGTTGGTGGCCACCAAGGCCAACCCGTGGCAGGGCCAGCGGCTGACGGCGGAGGGTCTTCGCTCCCAGCTGGAGGCCTCCCTGGCGCGGCTGAAGACCCCCAGCGTGGCCCTCTTCTACCTCCACGCCCCGGACCACCAGGCCCCACTCCTGGAGACCCTCGCCACCTGCAACCAACTCCACAAAGAG ggcAAGTTCCAGGAGCTGGGCCTCTCCAACTACGCTGCTTGGCAAGTGGCCGAGATCTACACGCTTTGCAAAGCCAACCACTGGGTCCTTCCTTCCGTCTATCAG GGCATGTACAACGCCACCACCCGCCAAGTCGAGACCGAGCTGCTGCCCTGCCTCCGGCACTTTGGGATCCGCTTCTACGCCTACAACCCCCTGGCAG GAGGTCTCTTGACCGGGAAGTACAAGTATGAGGACTTGTCTCTGCAGCCGGAAGGGCGCTTCTTTGGCAACGACTGGGCCCAGGCCTACCGGGACAG GTATTGGAAGAAGCACCACTTTGAGGGGATCGCCCTGGTGGAAGGCGCCCTCCGTGAAGCCTACGCCTCGGAGGAGACCCCCAGCCTCACCTCGGCTGCCCTCCGCTGGATCTACCACCACTCCCAGCTGCAG GGCAGCCTGGGGGACGCGGTGATCCTGGGGGCGTCCAGCCTGGAGCAGCTGCAGCAGAACCTACAATACGCCGAGGAAGGGCCCCTGGAGCCCAAAGTGGTGCCGGCCTTTGAGCAAGCCTGGCGCCTCTCCGCCCACGACTGCCCCAACTACTTCCGCTGA